A stretch of the Haloplanus aerogenes genome encodes the following:
- a CDS encoding DUF7344 domain-containing protein — protein MVPQLSASTADELSRDDLFSMLRNERRREVIHYLHEHDGPVDLRDLSEYIAALENDCEPSEVTYKQRKRVQTALYQMHLPKLADQEIVAYDRRAGRVELAPGAENCLPYLEADRDRPHRRWWQWYLVVAAVVAVPIGLASVGISPFASVPGLGYAVVACAAFILISVAQVARERGV, from the coding sequence ATGGTTCCACAACTCAGCGCTTCAACGGCGGACGAACTCTCCCGCGACGACCTGTTTTCGATGTTGCGGAACGAACGGCGCCGGGAGGTCATCCACTACCTGCACGAACACGACGGGCCGGTCGATCTGCGCGACCTGAGTGAGTACATCGCCGCGCTGGAGAACGACTGCGAGCCGAGCGAGGTGACGTACAAACAGCGCAAGCGGGTCCAGACCGCCCTCTATCAGATGCACCTGCCCAAACTCGCCGACCAGGAGATCGTCGCGTACGACCGGCGGGCAGGACGGGTCGAACTCGCGCCGGGTGCCGAGAACTGTCTCCCCTACCTCGAAGCGGATCGGGATCGCCCCCATCGTCGCTGGTGGCAATGGTATCTCGTCGTCGCCGCCGTCGTTGCGGTCCCGATCGGGCTGGCGTCGGTGGGCATCTCGCCGTTCGCGTCAGTCCCCGGACTGGGCTACGCGGTCGTCGCCTGCGCGGCATTCATCCTCATCTCCGTCGCGCAGGTCGCACGAGAACGCGGCGTCTAA
- a CDS encoding YegP family protein produces MTTETTFRVIETGDETFQWHLRADDGSTLATSDGVYETKQAAMRDIQRLKRVAPDAGVESVDTGTP; encoded by the coding sequence ATGACCACCGAGACGACGTTTCGGGTGATCGAGACCGGCGACGAGACGTTCCAGTGGCATCTCCGAGCCGACGACGGATCGACCCTCGCGACCAGTGACGGCGTCTACGAGACCAAGCAGGCAGCGATGCGCGACATCCAGCGACTCAAGCGCGTGGCGCCCGACGCTGGCGTCGAATCGGTCGACACCGGAACCCCGTGA
- a CDS encoding SDR family oxidoreductase, which translates to MSLDNNATLVTGASSGIGEATAHEFASQGARVALAARSEDRLAAIAADLETEYGAETLVVPTDVREEAAVEDLITTVVDEFGGLDVLVNNAGLGRGGDVADLSTEDYRAMMDTNVDGVFFATRAALPHLEASDGNLIFVGSFAGQYPRPGNPVYSATKWWVRGFAHGVEGQSGPDGVGVTVVNPTEVRTEFASESGSSFAERFEPGEVSEPEEIADAIGFAAAQDHSTVHEIDVYRRDKFEGW; encoded by the coding sequence ATGAGTCTCGACAACAACGCGACCCTCGTCACGGGCGCGAGTTCCGGTATCGGTGAGGCAACGGCGCACGAGTTCGCGAGTCAGGGCGCGCGCGTCGCCCTCGCCGCGCGGAGCGAGGATCGGTTGGCCGCCATCGCCGCCGACCTCGAAACCGAGTACGGTGCGGAGACGCTCGTCGTTCCGACGGACGTACGCGAGGAGGCCGCGGTGGAGGATCTGATCACCACCGTCGTCGACGAGTTCGGCGGCCTCGACGTACTGGTCAACAACGCGGGGCTGGGCCGCGGGGGCGACGTGGCCGACCTCTCGACGGAGGACTACCGGGCGATGATGGACACGAACGTCGACGGCGTCTTCTTCGCGACGCGGGCGGCCCTCCCGCATCTGGAGGCGTCGGACGGCAACCTCATCTTCGTCGGGAGTTTCGCGGGGCAGTACCCCCGCCCCGGCAATCCCGTCTACTCGGCGACGAAGTGGTGGGTTCGGGGCTTCGCCCACGGCGTCGAGGGACAGTCCGGGCCGGACGGCGTCGGCGTCACGGTCGTCAACCCGACGGAGGTGCGGACGGAGTTCGCCAGCGAGAGCGGCAGTTCCTTCGCCGAGCGGTTCGAGCCGGGCGAGGTGAGCGAACCCGAGGAGATCGCGGACGCCATCGGCTTCGCGGCCGCCCAGGACCACTCGACCGTCCACGAGATCGACGTCTACCGTCGCGACAAGTTCGAGGGGTGGTAG
- the pglX gene encoding BREX-5 system adenine-specific DNA-methyltransferase PglX, whose protein sequence is MEHNSLSRQKAQLDKTEREHLEDVVEELRSRVEDNVRFQLTQHGLDDEPEDGEPLDEEIEQLVEAIEIEGADGHTWEEAFEKYIAGVGYTIVNRLAALRCMEVRDFIDEEVTVFKENGLTPAAETLVHEEFLLEDEAILAAYHNSCDELADEIEILFDRSSTYSLIDPDDDTFEELCRMLDDIPDAVWRADDVLGWIYEYYNRPVVEALDAKNTLEPEDVGPANQFYTPHWVVRMLTDNSLGKLYLEATGQADTVPDAKALSPDERKNRLVTPEDAPSVPELCTYLIPDDDNHDAPDFDHPRELRIIDPACGSGHFLLYAFDVLERIWWAETDLDRGEVPEQILKHNLYGVDIDLRSCQLSAFNLYLKARTRAESEGNTGFEMPSLGIVTADARVADVEEAIGVLDTITGDGTDVRDALDDVIDDFQTTEALGSLLDVQGTLDAEFESGQTDIMGWGGDAPKTLNGFLKRLETAVEERTSDSFGEQNLRSFLNLLVVLTQDYDVALMNPPYGSGGRMPADVQEYVEEHFDYKTEYYINFFEACDRFVRTNGRIGMLVPRSFMFLTSFRDFREDFVGGRGTFDFLAEYGIDILDNATVRTAGTVVRSGVSGRQEGTFIRLEDVDKSAKEHAFLRSAFVDPVDDGVQRIYTRDIDEFELIPGMPLSYWVPRSLRSLYDSQSFLDADKGHVDGDSLGEVSAGLCTGDDGRFVRKFWEVNGDASWVPFAKGGEDAWLLPRVTHSVNWAPREMESQPGGRVQNVDNYFSEALSYTVAKESGRRFGYLHSSSIFSHKGSVLIPDRCIWNALSYTNSHLFTYLMLAQTTERMWEIGLVSKVPWMSELETQQQLEALAREAVGYLVSKRQYDFNSPHYDGPILLDVLGAGESLPQYDHPHRELRDDLTLVEPTRTVDESASIEDLGTAAARHLESVDSNLQACAEAIDDAVFDCFDISDDQCETVLQEIALRTNEDPRERETYDPESISEPSEEFPKQVKDLLLHFALQVIHDDDDGIVPISRVDGEDNLLARIETEFERVWGDDAADRLAEVDRVLGSKTADEEAYPNLRTWLEDDLFDYHISTFDRTPILWQLTSERLVSDPEGEGFACLVDYHQMDGGLFDRLTNRYLEPRKALLRERRSVANRRRSDSSLSASEQAVAAEEYARCESGLEQISVLEERFTALAQSAPREWPAEERELAGSMVDRVAEFRERTAHRLDVLDELANCDDVDMAELFSPSFYDTVDEHREEWLDALEDLEDAFEAYTEDGETPIEPHLYDFFAYYDDLIGSAHYASNGILFTTYYYEQFEEADQSQLGGQESNECQQLVSQLASGVDEYKRLAAEIDDACEEITRAIPSDWEERALSEITTDGYQPNHKHGVELNITPLVDAEIVPEIVDTQVI, encoded by the coding sequence ATGGAACATAATTCTCTCTCTCGACAGAAGGCGCAGCTGGACAAGACCGAACGAGAGCATCTCGAAGATGTCGTCGAGGAGCTTCGGAGCCGTGTCGAAGACAACGTGCGGTTCCAACTCACGCAACACGGACTGGACGACGAGCCAGAAGACGGGGAGCCACTAGACGAAGAAATCGAACAGCTCGTCGAAGCCATCGAGATAGAGGGGGCCGACGGTCACACCTGGGAAGAGGCGTTCGAGAAGTATATTGCGGGCGTTGGGTATACTATCGTCAATCGACTCGCGGCGCTGCGGTGTATGGAGGTTCGTGACTTCATCGACGAGGAAGTCACCGTCTTCAAGGAGAACGGCCTGACACCCGCTGCCGAGACGCTCGTCCACGAGGAGTTTTTGCTGGAAGACGAAGCGATTCTCGCGGCGTATCACAATTCCTGTGACGAACTCGCCGACGAAATCGAGATCCTCTTCGATCGTTCGTCCACCTACAGCCTGATCGATCCCGACGACGACACGTTCGAGGAACTCTGCAGGATGCTCGACGACATTCCCGACGCGGTGTGGCGAGCAGACGACGTCCTCGGGTGGATCTACGAGTATTACAATCGCCCCGTCGTTGAAGCCCTCGACGCAAAGAACACGCTCGAGCCGGAGGACGTCGGGCCTGCTAATCAGTTCTACACGCCTCACTGGGTCGTTCGAATGCTAACCGATAACAGCCTCGGGAAGCTCTATCTCGAAGCGACTGGTCAGGCGGACACTGTCCCGGACGCGAAGGCACTCTCACCGGACGAGCGGAAAAACCGCCTGGTCACACCCGAAGACGCTCCGAGTGTCCCCGAACTCTGCACGTACCTGATCCCGGACGACGACAACCACGACGCACCCGACTTCGATCATCCACGGGAACTTCGCATCATCGATCCAGCCTGTGGGAGTGGCCACTTCCTCCTCTACGCGTTCGACGTTCTCGAGCGCATCTGGTGGGCCGAAACCGACCTCGACCGTGGAGAGGTTCCCGAACAAATTCTGAAACACAATCTCTACGGGGTCGACATCGATCTGCGCTCCTGCCAGCTCTCCGCGTTCAACCTCTACCTGAAAGCCCGTACTCGGGCCGAATCCGAAGGTAACACGGGATTCGAGATGCCGAGTCTCGGCATCGTCACCGCAGACGCTCGCGTCGCAGATGTCGAAGAGGCTATCGGTGTCCTCGATACGATCACCGGTGACGGAACGGATGTGCGCGACGCGCTCGACGACGTAATCGACGACTTTCAAACGACGGAAGCACTGGGCAGTCTACTGGACGTGCAGGGCACACTCGATGCGGAGTTCGAGAGCGGCCAGACCGACATTATGGGGTGGGGAGGAGACGCTCCGAAGACACTCAACGGATTCCTCAAACGTCTCGAGACGGCCGTCGAAGAGCGGACCTCGGACTCGTTCGGCGAACAGAATCTGCGGAGCTTTCTCAACCTGCTCGTGGTCTTGACTCAAGACTACGATGTTGCACTGATGAACCCGCCGTACGGGTCGGGTGGTCGGATGCCTGCCGACGTTCAGGAGTACGTCGAGGAACATTTCGATTACAAGACAGAATACTACATCAATTTCTTCGAGGCCTGCGATCGATTCGTACGGACCAACGGACGGATTGGCATGCTGGTCCCTCGATCGTTCATGTTTCTCACGTCGTTCCGTGATTTCCGAGAGGACTTCGTCGGTGGGCGCGGAACGTTCGACTTCCTCGCCGAGTACGGCATCGATATACTCGACAACGCGACAGTTCGGACTGCGGGGACGGTCGTTCGCTCCGGTGTTTCGGGGAGACAGGAAGGAACGTTCATCCGCCTCGAAGACGTCGACAAAAGCGCGAAAGAACACGCGTTCCTCAGATCCGCCTTTGTCGATCCCGTCGATGATGGGGTACAACGCATTTATACCAGAGATATCGACGAGTTCGAACTGATCCCCGGGATGCCGCTCTCCTACTGGGTCCCACGGTCACTCCGATCCCTTTACGACTCGCAGAGTTTCCTCGATGCCGACAAAGGTCACGTCGACGGCGATAGTCTTGGAGAAGTTAGTGCTGGCCTTTGTACCGGCGATGACGGACGCTTCGTCCGAAAGTTTTGGGAGGTCAACGGCGACGCTTCGTGGGTCCCGTTCGCCAAGGGAGGCGAAGATGCGTGGCTCCTTCCACGTGTGACCCACTCCGTGAATTGGGCCCCTCGGGAGATGGAGAGCCAACCGGGCGGACGGGTACAGAACGTTGATAACTATTTCAGTGAAGCACTGTCCTACACGGTCGCCAAGGAGTCCGGCCGTCGATTCGGGTATCTGCATTCGAGTTCGATCTTCAGCCACAAAGGATCGGTCCTCATCCCGGATCGATGTATCTGGAACGCGCTGTCGTACACGAACAGCCATCTTTTCACCTACCTGATGCTTGCGCAGACGACCGAACGTATGTGGGAGATTGGCTTGGTCTCGAAAGTACCGTGGATGAGCGAACTCGAGACCCAACAGCAACTCGAGGCCCTCGCTCGTGAGGCAGTTGGATATCTCGTCTCGAAGCGGCAGTACGATTTCAATTCGCCACACTACGACGGGCCAATACTGCTCGACGTTCTCGGGGCTGGAGAATCGCTTCCACAGTACGATCACCCTCACCGAGAACTTCGCGACGATCTCACGCTGGTGGAGCCTACTCGTACAGTCGACGAGTCAGCGTCTATAGAAGACCTTGGAACCGCAGCAGCACGACATCTCGAATCTGTCGACTCCAACCTCCAAGCCTGTGCGGAGGCCATCGACGATGCCGTCTTCGACTGCTTCGATATCAGCGACGATCAGTGTGAGACGGTGCTTCAAGAGATCGCACTCCGCACGAACGAAGACCCGCGCGAACGTGAGACGTACGATCCGGAATCGATCAGTGAACCCTCCGAAGAGTTCCCGAAGCAGGTGAAAGACCTGCTCCTTCACTTCGCACTTCAGGTGATCCACGACGACGATGACGGCATCGTCCCGATTTCCCGTGTCGACGGCGAGGATAACCTCCTGGCCCGAATAGAGACCGAGTTCGAACGCGTCTGGGGAGACGATGCGGCCGATCGTCTCGCAGAAGTGGATCGCGTACTCGGCTCGAAGACAGCAGACGAGGAAGCGTACCCGAATCTCCGCACGTGGCTCGAAGACGATCTCTTCGACTACCACATCTCGACGTTCGACCGAACGCCGATCCTCTGGCAGTTGACGAGCGAGCGCCTCGTTTCCGACCCCGAGGGCGAGGGTTTCGCGTGTCTCGTCGACTACCACCAGATGGACGGCGGGCTGTTCGACCGGCTGACGAACCGCTATCTAGAACCACGGAAAGCACTGCTGCGGGAGCGACGCTCGGTCGCAAACCGCCGACGGAGCGACAGTTCCCTCTCCGCCAGCGAGCAAGCCGTGGCTGCCGAGGAGTACGCGCGTTGTGAGAGCGGTCTCGAACAGATTTCTGTCCTCGAAGAACGCTTCACAGCACTCGCACAGTCCGCTCCGCGTGAGTGGCCCGCTGAAGAGCGGGAGCTCGCCGGTTCGATGGTCGACCGCGTCGCCGAATTCCGTGAGCGGACCGCCCACCGTCTCGATGTTCTCGACGAGCTCGCGAACTGCGACGACGTCGATATGGCGGAGCTGTTCAGTCCCTCGTTCTACGACACGGTCGACGAACATCGCGAGGAGTGGCTGGATGCACTCGAAGACCTCGAAGATGCGTTTGAGGCATACACCGAAGACGGGGAGACGCCGATCGAACCGCATCTCTATGACTTCTTCGCGTATTACGACGACCTCATCGGGTCCGCACACTACGCGAGCAACGGCATTCTCTTCACAACGTACTATTACGAGCAGTTCGAGGAGGCTGATCAGTCCCAACTCGGTGGCCAGGAGTCCAACGAGTGTCAGCAGCTCGTCTCTCAACTGGCGAGCGGCGTCGACGAGTACAAACGACTCGCTGCGGAGATCGACGACGCGTGTGAGGAGATCACACGGGCGATACCGTCCGACTGGGAAGAGCGTGCGCTCTCCGAGATTACGACCGACGGATATCAGCCGAACCACAAACACGGCGTCGAACTCAACATCACGCCACTCGTGGACGCGGAAATCGTCCCAGAGATCGTTGACACACAGGTGATCTAA
- a CDS encoding mandelate racemase/muconate lactonizing enzyme family protein, translating into MRDYSNQTTRRADARDVTITDIETAVIEGNFDWNLVRIHTDAGVTGLGESYRGGTVTDIMAYMADFLVGENPLDVERLFRRMVQETSGHGGTTGKVVTAASGIEIALWDLAGKLLDVPTYQLLGGKYRDDVRIYCDLHAGEAYAVDTGYTEYGEAESYQPDAYAETAAAAVEMGFDAIKFDLDTPTDNDPDPFNGRLSAADVAAKRDIVERVHETVGDDAEVAFDCHWDYSIDSAKRLARALEPYDLLWLEDVLPPENVDAQREVARSTSTPLATGENRFRVHEFSDLLYDFAVDVVTPDPTTCGGLAESRAIANRAEENYITFSPHNVCSPVGTMACVHLGASVANFGYLEYHALEVDWWDDLLVRDDPLIQDGRIAVPETPGLGVELDEDVAAEHAKGDSLWT; encoded by the coding sequence ATGCGCGATTACAGTAACCAGACGACGCGTCGGGCCGACGCGCGGGACGTGACGATCACCGACATCGAGACGGCGGTTATCGAGGGGAACTTCGACTGGAATCTCGTGCGGATTCACACCGACGCCGGCGTCACCGGCCTCGGCGAATCCTACCGCGGCGGGACGGTCACGGACATCATGGCGTACATGGCCGACTTCCTCGTCGGGGAGAACCCCCTCGACGTGGAGCGACTCTTCCGCCGGATGGTGCAGGAGACGTCCGGCCACGGTGGCACGACGGGGAAAGTCGTGACGGCGGCCTCGGGCATCGAAATCGCCCTCTGGGATCTGGCCGGCAAACTCCTCGACGTGCCCACCTACCAGTTGCTCGGCGGCAAGTATCGCGACGACGTGCGCATCTACTGTGACCTCCACGCGGGGGAGGCCTACGCCGTCGACACCGGCTACACCGAGTACGGCGAGGCGGAGTCCTACCAGCCCGACGCGTATGCCGAGACGGCCGCGGCGGCCGTCGAGATGGGCTTCGACGCCATCAAGTTCGACCTCGATACGCCCACGGACAACGACCCCGACCCCTTCAACGGCCGCCTCTCGGCGGCGGACGTGGCGGCCAAACGCGACATCGTCGAACGCGTCCACGAGACGGTCGGCGACGACGCCGAAGTCGCGTTCGACTGTCACTGGGACTACTCCATCGACAGCGCGAAGCGCCTCGCTCGCGCGCTGGAACCCTACGACCTGCTGTGGCTCGAAGACGTACTGCCGCCGGAGAACGTCGACGCCCAGCGCGAGGTGGCTCGCTCGACGTCGACGCCCCTGGCGACGGGCGAGAACCGATTCCGCGTCCACGAGTTCTCCGACCTGCTCTACGACTTCGCGGTGGACGTGGTGACGCCCGACCCCACCACGTGTGGCGGCCTCGCCGAGTCACGAGCCATCGCCAACCGAGCCGAGGAGAACTACATCACCTTCTCGCCGCACAACGTCTGCAGTCCCGTGGGAACGATGGCCTGTGTCCACCTCGGTGCGTCCGTCGCCAACTTCGGCTACCTCGAATACCACGCGCTGGAGGTGGACTGGTGGGACGACTTGCTCGTCCGGGACGACCCGCTCATTCAGGACGGTCGCATCGCCGTGCCCGAGACGCCGGGCCTCGGTGTCGAACTCGACGAGGACGTGGCCGCCGAACACGCGAAAGGCGACTCGCTCTGGACGTAG
- a CDS encoding lactate racemase domain-containing protein, protein MQFPDGAVVDEVLTLPTLPRFAAVRYDPETPELDDVAGTTRAELDRLPLADLPDGATVAVGLGSRGIHDIVTVARTVVDELRDRGFDPVVVPAMGSHGGATAEGQRETLAGIGLTEDALGCPIDARMDTTVLGESEVGAPVPFSAAALDADGILVVNRVKAHTNFTGRFESGLAKMTAIGLGKQAGAQAAHEHALDRGYVPVIEAAFEVIREAAPLLGGVAIVENFHDRTATVEAVPAAALPDAEEPLKEAADAYMPTLPYDDIDVLVVDRIGKDVSGAGMDTNVIGRYRVLNADDPDSPAIDRIVVRGLTEATHGNGNGIGLADVTTRAVVDELDLDQVYTNALTSNSLSKAVIPVVLPDDERAISAALSTIGTYDPETVRIVWIRDTGHLGEFRVSEALARDAPDAVEVEQWLELSFDDGEPTFSANGE, encoded by the coding sequence ATGCAATTTCCGGACGGGGCCGTCGTCGACGAGGTACTCACGTTGCCCACCCTGCCACGGTTCGCGGCGGTGCGGTACGACCCCGAGACGCCGGAACTCGACGACGTGGCCGGCACGACCCGGGCGGAACTCGACCGACTGCCACTCGCCGACTTGCCCGACGGCGCCACGGTAGCCGTCGGCCTCGGGAGTCGCGGCATCCACGACATCGTGACCGTCGCCCGCACTGTCGTCGACGAACTCCGCGACCGGGGGTTCGACCCCGTCGTGGTGCCGGCGATGGGGAGTCACGGCGGGGCGACCGCCGAGGGCCAACGCGAGACGCTGGCCGGTATCGGCCTCACCGAGGACGCACTCGGCTGTCCCATCGACGCCCGGATGGACACGACGGTACTCGGTGAGTCGGAGGTCGGCGCGCCGGTTCCCTTCTCGGCGGCGGCGCTCGACGCCGACGGCATCCTCGTCGTCAACCGTGTGAAGGCACACACGAACTTCACGGGGCGCTTCGAGAGCGGGTTGGCGAAGATGACGGCCATCGGCCTCGGGAAGCAAGCCGGGGCACAGGCGGCGCACGAACACGCCCTCGACCGGGGGTACGTCCCGGTCATCGAGGCGGCCTTCGAGGTGATCCGCGAGGCGGCGCCGCTGCTCGGCGGGGTCGCCATCGTCGAGAACTTCCACGATCGCACGGCGACCGTCGAGGCCGTCCCCGCCGCCGCCCTCCCCGACGCCGAGGAACCGCTGAAGGAAGCGGCCGACGCGTACATGCCGACACTTCCGTACGACGACATCGACGTCCTCGTCGTCGACCGCATCGGCAAGGACGTCTCGGGCGCGGGCATGGACACCAACGTGATCGGTCGCTATCGGGTGTTGAACGCGGACGACCCGGATTCGCCGGCCATCGACCGCATCGTCGTCCGTGGCCTCACCGAAGCCACCCACGGCAACGGCAACGGCATCGGGCTAGCGGACGTGACGACACGGGCAGTCGTGGACGAACTCGACCTCGATCAGGTCTACACCAACGCCCTCACCAGCAACTCCTTGAGCAAGGCCGTGATTCCGGTCGTCCTCCCGGACGACGAACGCGCAATTTCGGCGGCACTCTCGACCATCGGCACCTACGATCCGGAGACGGTGCGGATCGTGTGGATCCGCGATACGGGTCATCTCGGCGAGTTCCGCGTCTCCGAGGCGCTGGCACGGGACGCACCCGACGCTGTCGAGGTCGAACAGTGGCTAGAGCTGTCGTTCGATGACGGCGAGCCGACGTTCTCGGCGAACGGGGAGTGA
- a CDS encoding fumarylacetoacetate hydrolase family protein, translated as MRYLACTATGVPQLGDDEGFVPLSAAYPDATSVRDALPEAPGGLVDPAEAPAGRVPRKNLSLGSVLPDPGKLFGIGLNYAEHAADLSEEAPDEPASFFKPSTAATGPGGPIRLPPADISDRVTAEAELAVVVGKTCRNVSVEEADEVIAGYMPVIDMTAEDILQRNPRFLTRSKSFDSFIVLGPHLAVPRPGMDLADIEVRTVVNGEVTARNVVDNMHFSPRELVAFHSDVMTLEPGDVISTGTPGAEPIDPGDHVRAEIDAFGAVEADVVR; from the coding sequence ATGCGGTATCTCGCCTGCACCGCGACCGGCGTTCCGCAACTCGGTGACGACGAGGGGTTCGTCCCGCTCTCCGCGGCCTATCCCGACGCGACGAGCGTCCGCGACGCCCTCCCCGAGGCGCCCGGCGGCCTCGTCGACCCGGCCGAGGCGCCGGCCGGTCGCGTGCCCCGCAAGAACCTCTCCCTCGGGTCGGTGCTACCGGACCCGGGCAAACTCTTCGGCATCGGCCTCAACTACGCGGAACACGCCGCCGACCTCTCGGAGGAGGCGCCGGACGAACCGGCCAGTTTCTTCAAACCGAGCACCGCCGCGACGGGGCCGGGCGGGCCCATCCGCCTCCCGCCAGCCGACATCTCCGACCGCGTCACGGCGGAGGCCGAACTCGCCGTCGTCGTCGGCAAGACCTGTCGAAACGTCTCGGTCGAGGAAGCCGACGAGGTCATCGCGGGCTACATGCCCGTCATCGACATGACCGCCGAGGACATCCTCCAGCGCAACCCGCGATTTCTCACCCGGTCGAAGAGCTTCGACTCCTTCATCGTCCTCGGCCCGCACCTCGCGGTTCCCAGGCCCGGGATGGATCTCGCCGATATCGAGGTCCGAACCGTCGTAAACGGCGAGGTGACGGCGCGCAACGTCGTCGACAATATGCACTTCTCGCCCCGCGAACTCGTCGCGTTCCACTCGGACGTGATGACGCTCGAACCCGGTGACGTCATCTCGACCGGCACGCCCGGCGCGGAACCAATCGACCCCGGCGATCACGTCAGGGCCGAAATCGACGCGTTCGGCGCCGTCGAGGCGGACGTGGTTCGCTAA